One window from the genome of Nocardioides panaciterrulae encodes:
- the scpB gene encoding SMC-Scp complex subunit ScpB codes for MSETGQVTEAALEVPLVPLRPALEAVLMVADQPLDAVSLASAVGYPRGEVDVALEGLAAEYTEQGRGFELRNVAGGWRFYTREEYAPVVEGFVLEGQQARLTQAALETLAVVAYKQPVSRARVSAVRGVNVDGVMRTLLTRGLVEEAGQDGETGANLYRTTGYFLERIGVGSLDDLPELAPYLPDMADLEDELEAVAGTAAAPPDPTPEPGPGTEPDGGTEPT; via the coding sequence GTGAGCGAGACCGGGCAGGTGACCGAGGCGGCCCTGGAGGTGCCGCTCGTCCCCCTGCGGCCCGCCCTCGAGGCGGTGCTGATGGTGGCCGACCAGCCGCTGGACGCCGTCTCGCTGGCCAGCGCGGTCGGCTACCCGAGGGGCGAGGTGGACGTCGCGCTGGAGGGGCTGGCCGCGGAGTACACCGAGCAGGGCCGCGGCTTCGAGCTGCGCAACGTCGCGGGCGGCTGGCGGTTCTACACGCGGGAGGAGTACGCGCCGGTGGTCGAGGGCTTCGTCCTGGAGGGCCAGCAGGCCCGGCTGACGCAGGCCGCGCTGGAGACGCTCGCGGTCGTCGCCTACAAGCAGCCGGTCTCCCGGGCCCGGGTCTCGGCCGTCCGGGGCGTGAACGTCGACGGCGTGATGCGCACGCTGCTGACCCGCGGGCTGGTCGAGGAGGCCGGCCAGGACGGCGAGACCGGCGCCAACCTCTACCGGACCACCGGCTACTTCCTGGAGCGGATCGGCGTCGGGTCGCTCGACGACCTGCCCGAGCTCGCGCCGTACCTCCCCGACATGGCCGACCTCGAGGACGAGCTGGAGGCGGTGGCCGGCACCGCGGCCGCCCCGCCCGACCCGACGCCCGAGCCCGGCCC